Sequence from the Suncus etruscus isolate mSunEtr1 chromosome 1, mSunEtr1.pri.cur, whole genome shotgun sequence genome:
CCCCCAGCGCCCCGGGTTCGAGCCCGCCGCGCCCTGGCTGCGTGACCTTGGTTGGGCCCCGATGCTTTGCCAGCCCTTCGCTCCAAACAGCGTCTCCAAGAGGGTTTGGAAAACTGCAAAACGCACCCAgctccttttaatttattttttataaagtggtGAATTGGGTGGATACCCATCACGGGGCGGGTAACCTTTGGCACTGGAaggaaggtggtggtggtggtggcaggcgTGGATCCCCCTGGCACCCTAGAGAGACACCCCTTCTCTCTcccatcttctctttttttccccccttattTTGGCTGTTTTTGGGGAATGGACTTGGGAGGGAAGTGGTATAACGGTGGGGCCAGCAATGCCAGCAGCCTGTGGTCCCAGGGTGCCTTGACGTGTGTGGGCAGAAGGCAGGCAGCAGGGCCAAACCCAAAGATGCCAGTCCCGCTGCCAAACGCCCCCCTGCAGCCCCCTGGCAGCGCCGGAGCTGGGCGTTGGGACCGCAGTGCCATCTGGCGACTGGAAGGGAACAGCAGCAGGAAGGTGACCCCCAGACGCCACCCTCCTCCTTTCAAGAAGTCACACGCGCGAGCACCCACCATTTATTGCCGCCCATAGGCGAGCAGGAGGGGGCAGGGGCTCAGACCTCGCTTCCGCACAGGCAAGGCGGCCAAGGGATGTGGGCAGCGTGCAGAGCGCTCCCCCAACCCCCGGAAGGCGGCAGCTATGGTTGATGCCAGGGTGGGCGGGTGCACAGCTGTGTCCCTGCCCCTCTGGAAGTGGGCTCAGTGCCCCAGCAACCGCAGCATCTCCTGAGGGTCCAGCAGCTTCTCCCTGGGCTTCCCAGAGGCTCGGCCCCTGTTCACCTCCTCGGTGTCCAGTTTCTCCCAGTCTGAGAACGAGACAGACCGCACCCCTGGGTGGGGAGAAGACAGTGACCCTCCATTCCCCCCCCCACTGCCAATCCCCCCCAAAACACTCCCCAAAAGCGGGCCCAGACCTCGGCTGTGGAGCAAGGACTCTATGGCTGCCCAGCCTGGCTTGGGGTTCCCTGGCAGTTGCCCAGCTTTCAGGTCCCCAAGTAGCGTCTGGCCCGTGAGGAAACTGTCAGTCATGGTAGAGGTGATGACCCCTGTGGGTCCCCTTTTCACCCAGCCGCTGCAGTAGATGCCTGGGACAGAGAACAAAGGGTTAAGGGAAAGGGGGTGGCTGAACATTCGgcctgaatgaataaatgaatggatggctggatggatggatggatggatggatgagtgaataaatgaatgagcaaatgagtgaatgaatgaataaaacacAAGTGTCCCCACCTCCACATGCCATCACTTGCCCACTCACCAGGCACATCTGGTACTCGGCCATCCACATTGGGGATGACCCCACGCTTTAGGTCAAAGGGCACGCTGGGGTCGATGGGGAGGCTCTTGTACCCCACACTGCTCAACACCAGCCCACAGGGGAGGTCCTCGGTTTCTTCAGTGGCCACGGCCCGGGcagtctctccctctccctggtGGGCAGAGATGAAGAGCAGCAGGCCTTGAGGGAAGTGGGGGGCCACCTGGTGAAGGGGAGGCCCCACACTCACCTCCAGCCTGGTGACAGCCAGGCGAATACCCGCTGCTCGAAGCCCGTCGGGGCTGGGCAGCACCTGCTGTGGGCTGCGGAAGAAGCGAAGGCCCCAGGTCCGGGAGGCCTGGGAGGTGGCAGGTCCTGGCGTGGCCTTGGCTGTGACCGTCTTCAGCAGCAGCTCAGTGAGGCGCTTCCTGGGGCGTGGGGCATCTGTGGGCCCCAAAGGACAAGGGTCAAGTTTGGGCCTGGTCACCACCCTCCAGTTCTGGGGGCTATGGGGGTGGTCAGGAGGGGTTCCTCACCCTTGATTCTGTCCTGGACACCCAAGAAATCTGCAGGATCCAGAATGGGCCGGGTTCCGGGTAACTGGATCATCTCCCTGAGTTCCTGGGGGATGGATTAGTAGGGGGTGAAGGAGGCTGGGGGCAGTCAAGATAGTTTCTGAACTCCCCACATTCCCCTCTTCTTCCACCCCAAGCAGTGGTCTTTGGGGTTCAGCCCTGCCCCCCACCAAGAGAGGACTGGGCCCTGTACTGtactcccttctctctctctctctctctctctctctctctctctctctctctctctctctctctctctctcacacacacacacacacacacacacacacacacacacacacacccgcaccTTAATGGTAAAGGCCACTTGCAGGGGTCCACGGCGGCCCACTATCCACACCGTCTTCACCCGACTCTTCCTCAGCGCCCCCAGGGAGGCCTCTGTGATGTCTGTTTTCTGGCAGGAATGAAGGGCCTTGAAGTCATCAAGACATGATGACCATGACCGCCAAGAGGAACTTGGTCCTGAAACAGCACCGGCGCGCCCTCTGGTGGCCACACGCAGTACTGCCACCCGTCCAGCAACCCAAGCCCTAGCAGTGTAGGCCAGCTTCTACTTCAAATGTGtcccaagttttttgttttgttttgtttttggtgaggtttttttgttattgttgttgttgtctttgggggggtcatacccggcagtgctcaggggtgactcctggctctatgctcagaaatcgctcctggcacgctcaggggaccatatgggatgccaggattttgaatcaccgaccttctgcatgaaaggcaaacgccttacctccatgctatctctccggccccaagtttttggGAGTGGTTGAGGAGTATCAGTGCTCATAGTTTTCTGAGTTAAAAACTCACCcgttggggccaggaaggtggcgctagaggtaaggtgtctgccttgcaagcgctagcgtaggacggacagcagttcgatcccccggtgtcccatatggtccccccaagccaggggcgatttctgagtgcatagcaggaggaacccctgagcgtcaaacgggtgtggcccaaaaaccaaaaaaaaaaaaaaaaccaaaaaaatctcacCCTTATCAGAGTCCAGAATACAGTGGTAATTGGGgtgggaatgatagcacagcggggagagggtttgccttgcatgcagcccattgagattcaattcctaacatccctggtaccccaccaggagttatccggagctctgagccaggagtaactcctgagtactgccaggtgtgactccaaaaccaaaataaccatatcagaaaaaaagaaaaatgtagcaaACAGGGCTATCTTCCAAGCAGGCCAACCTACTCAGGTAGTCCTtgaaggcttcctggaggaagGAGGACTGAGCCAAGAACTACACAGTGATTCTGAGCTAAGAGGAAGCAGGTGAGTTGGGAGAGTTTCTTGTGGAGTAGCATCGTGAGCTCATAGAACCTTCtaggcatggggctggagagatagcatggaggtagggcatttgccttgcatgcagaaggatggtggttcaaatcccggcatcccatccatatggtctcctgagcctgccaggagtgatttctgagcttagagccagaagtaacccctgagtgctgctgggtgtgacccaaaaaaaaaaaaaaaaagaatcttctacCCAGGGCCACCCTGTGCTTGTTGGCCTGCAGGTCAAAGGCATGGAGCTTGAAGGAATGAACTTGGCTTCCTGGTGTCACCCCTCCACATGTGTCCAGCCACTCACCTCCAGGTGCTCGAGAGGAGACAGAAGGATTCGAGCCACATCCAGGGCCACGTTGCCCTGGCCCAGAATCACGGCTGTTTCGCAGCTGAGGTCAGGATTCAGCTGTGGGGagatgggagaggaggggagggtcCCACTCTTTGCCTGCCCAGCTGTTACCCTGGATCTGCCCCACGACCACCCAGGCCCCCTTGACATCCAACTGGGGCCCTTTGAGAATGTCAGCTTCCTCACCCCACAAGCACGGCAAccagggaggaagaagaaactgGGGAGCCGCTCCCCAACTCACCTCCCGATTCTCAGGAAGCCCGTTGTACCAGCCCACAAAGGCCCGTGCAGAGATCACGCCGGGCAACTGCTCGCCAGGGATGCCCAGAGTCCGATGGTCCTCGGCACCATAGCTCTGCAGAAAGACCCTGAGCCTGGAGTGGGGGCAGGAGCTCAGCTGCCCCCAGCGGCCTCATGTCCAGTTCAGCCCAGGCCCTTAGCTCTGGGCTCCACCCTGCACCCCGCTCTGTCTATCCCCTTGCCCCTCTTACCAGCACCACCGCATGGTAGGCGCCCTGCAGCTCAGGCACCGACACGTCCCTACCCACGGCCACGTTGCCACGGAAGGCACAGCGCTCAGAGCGGGCCAACTGCGTGAAGCTGTGGATGACATTCTGCGAGAAGGACAAGTCGGGGTCGGGATGTGCAGTTGCATGGGGCTTCCCTGgcttccccctccttccccccccccccccgagtttCCAAGCCCCACCCCCGGGACTCACCTTCACCTCGGGGTGGTCAGGTGCCACACCAAAGCGCACAAGGCCGAAAGGCACGAGCTGCTTCTCATAAATGTCCACCTGGGCCTGGGGATGGTGCTGAGAGGGGTGCAGAAGGTGGAGGCCCCGCTGGTCCACACAGAATGGGGAATGGGGGGGGCTCAGTTCAGAGATTAAGGATATACAGGGGGGTCTGCGGCCAGGAGAGGGGAGTCCTTTTGACTCCCCCCAAGTAGGCCAGAAGGAAAACACATTCCAGGTTGTCCCAGCCTGCAGCCAGATTTGGGGGTGTCTTCATCTGCCTACAGCCAATTCCCCACCCCTTCTAGAATAACTCGCTTGTGTGTATGGGGGGATCTTTGGAATTCACTTGAAATCTCATGGTGGGAAAGGAATCTGGGGTACAGGGAGCTGGGACATCATTAGTACTTGAAAggtacagaaaaaagaaagaggtatGGTTttggattggagtgatagcacagagaggaaggcatttgccttgcatgtggccaacccaggttcaatccctagtgttTTATAGGGAGCCCactgagagtgatttctgagcccagagacagtagtaacccctgagtaccaccgggtatggccccaaaacaaggaaggaaggaaggaagggagggagggagggagagagggagggaggaaggaaggaaggaaggaaggaaggaaggaaggaaggaaggaaggaaggaaggaaggaaggaaggaaggaaggaaggaaggaaggaaggaaggaaggaaggaaggaaggaaggaaggaaggaaggaaggaaaagaaaagatcagGTCTTGTTGGAGAAACAACATCACTCATGTACTAGGACTCATTCTGTGGTTTCATCATAGGTCAGGCCTTACCGCCACCAGCCCTGGGGCCCAGAGTTCTGGCACGTGTGTGTGCAGAGAGTGATTGTGGGGTACAAGGCCTCTCAGTGCTCAGGCGTGGACACTGCTTCCCCATCAGTGCTTGGCTCTTGGCCCTTCCCCACTCTAGGTGGACGCTTCAAGCTGGCTCAGCACATGTGTGCCCCTGGGAAGCAAGCCAGGCCCCACTGAGGGTCCAGACACAGCTGGTGGCTGGGCAGTGTCCCCCGCCCTGACCACAGGGTTGAGGATAGCGGGTGCCCAAGCCTGGCACCTACACAGGGAGGGAAAAGGCAGGCTAAGTGCAGGAAACCGAGGCCAGCCTGCCGCCCCCTCTGCATTCCACCCAGGCCCAGCACCCCATGCCTAGTTTTCCATCCCAGTCTCCAAGGCTGTTGCCTCCACCTGTCCCTGGATGGACATCAAGTTCCTTAGCGTCACTCAACTTCCTggaaccactttttttttccttgaagtttGTATTCTCTTGGGGGGagtgctcccaagcagtgctcagagggcctgGGGAGGGGTCAGTCCCAGAAATTTGTGACTGACTAGGGATTTGATGTGAGGCCCCAGGATGAGATGGGAATTACCTGGGTCACTCTATAAATGTTCTGGGGTCTCTGAGGCCACACTTAATATTTGAGGTTCTCCTTGACTCCACCCAGCAGCTTGGGGGAGCCCTCAAGAGTGGGATTTGAAGCAAAGTCAAGCATATGCTTGAGCCTTAAATCCTGAgctatcgggcccggagagatagcacagtggcttttgccttgcaagcagccgatccaggaccaaaggtggttggttcgaatcctggtgtcccatatggtcccccgtgcctgccaggagctatttctgagcagacagccaggagtaacctctgagcaccaccaggtgtggcccaaaaacaaaaaacaaaacaaaacaaaaaaaaaaaatcctgagctATCTCTCACACCCCTGGactcccaccctccctctttctcttttggattttgggccacaccagcagtgctcagggcttactcctggctctgtactcagagatctctACTGGCTGAGCTCTCGGGACTCTCTGCAGTGCCAGGAACAGAACCCCGGGCTGGctggctgtgggcaaggcaggCGGCCTGACCTGCAGCTCTATCTCACAATCCTGACACTcttcttttacttccttttattttttattgagggggtcagaatttagaaaaattttttgtttgtttatgggccacactcggcagcggcactcagggattactcctggctcggcattcagaaattactcctggaaggaacaggggaccatatgggatgccggggatcgaacctaggtggccccgttcaaggcaaatgccctaccggctgTGCTTTTGCTATGGCCCCAGTGCTTGTCACTTTTCAGATGTGCATCATTGCGACACCTCACTCATCCCTGGAGAGCCCCCAGGGAGTCACTTCCTCCACCAGCATTCCAGGATTCTAGGGACCCTTCTAGCCATTCCCACCCCTGGAAGCCCAGTTCTGTAGACAAAATATTCCATTCCAGTAACTGGAACCATTTTTGGTTTCCTTGATCCCACATATAGGaggtatctctctctccctctctctctctctctctctccctctctgtcccctctctctcctttccctcccctctctcttctctctcctctttctctccccctctctcccctctcctctttctctcccctctctctcctctctctcccctctttcccctatctctcccctctctctccaccttctctctcctctttcccctctctctctcctctctaccctctctcctttctctcctctctcttccctctctcctttctctcctctctcccctctctctctcctctctctcccttctctccctctctctctcccctctctttcctctctctctctcccctctctccccccttctccccccctctgtcctcagcagtgctcagggattactcctgactgcatgcaaggatcacttctggaacaCTCAGGGGTCCCTGTATAGACACAAGGATCAAATTCCAgtagtcatgcaaggcaaacacccttcctactgtgctatcatctaTCTggacccccactttttttttaattgtggatGTAGTGATACGTCCACCTAGAAATAAATACAGCTAAGCACTGTAAATCAATGACaaattgaaaatgaaattttCGTCTATGGCCATACCCCCCTGGAAgttaagcagggtcgggcctggttagtacttggatgggaaaCCGCCTGGGAATACCAGGTGCTATAGGctcaaaaaaaatgtaattttctctTCAAAAACTTCCTTTTTTAGAGGTAGATACACTAAAAATTTAGTATGAGTCATGtcatgttcttgtttgtttgtttgtttgtttgggggtcatacccagaggcgctcaggggttactcttggctctgtgctcagaatcactcctggcaggcatggggaaccataaaggatgccgagattcaaaccaccattcttctgaatcggctgcctgcaaggcaaatgccatactgctgtgctatctctccggtcctttttctgttttggggggtgggggatatatccaacagtgctcagggctcactcctgactgcacttGAGAATCTCTCTTGCGAggacctcatgggatgccagggatcaaacctggatcggctgagtgcaaggcaagcaacctcccccactgtgctataatcACTGCCCTGAACagacacactttctttttttttggggggggggttttgggtcacacccggcagtgctcaggggttacacctggatcttcactcagaaatcgctcctagcaggcatgggcgaccacatgggatgctgggattcaaaccaccgtccttctgcatgcaaggcaaatgccctacctccatgctatctctccggcccacagcCATACTTTCTGATGCAGATGCCCTGGAGAGCAAAGGGCCTTGATGCACTTATCAGCCTCAGCACTGCCAACAGCTTAGTGTTAGTCCCAGCAGGATGGACAACTCACCCTCTATCCAAGGACTGTCCCCTGCCACCCCCACTGTCCTAGCATTAGGTCAGCACTAGGCCAAGCACTCCTAAGCCTGTTTTGTCTGATAAGCGTCCCATTTGAACATCAGTTTCAGTCCATGtcactttattaaatattatttatttatttatttattttggtttctgggccccatgcagcagtgctcagggctgactactggctctgcactcagatatcactcctggcggtacctggggactctgggattctgggcattgaacctgggttagccacatgcaatacaaatgccctcctgctggaCTATGGGAAGCAGATGCTGTGCATTGATTTTAACAACttcccagggactggagagatagcacagcagtagggcatttgctttgcatgtggctgaccggggatggacccgggttcaattcccagcatcccatatgatcctctgagcctgccagcgaagatttctgagcacagagccaggagtaacccctgagtgccgatgggtgtgactcaaaaacaaaaataaacaaacaaaaatcaacttcCTTACTCTTGACTCCATGCCCCCTGCACAGTGAGGCTTCTATGTCTAGTCAGCCTCGGCCCCTCCAATGGCTACAGGATTCTCCCTCCCACCAAGGTCTTCTTCAGAGAACTAATCTAGCCTCAAGGGCAGCCATGTTCTTGAAGTCTGGCCCCCAAGGCCAAAATCATAAGCTTTGACAAACTGGCCTTGAGGTGGGGGGGGCAGGGATGTGAAGGGCAGAGAgtaagagggaagggaaggtagCCTGCATGGGGTTGGAGTCATTGCCTAGCTGAGGGGGTGTCTGACTTGCATAcagccacctgggttcaatccctggcatcccagtctcccagcactgccagaattaattcctgagtgcagagccaggaaattcctgagcactgctgggtatggccctccccaccacccaaaaaaaaaaaaagtggcctaAAGAGAGTTAGAGCCCAGCACAGGAAGTCGGAGGAAgaacacagtggagagggcacttgccttgcaagcagctgacctgggttcgatacctggcatcccatatgattccctgggcCCCACCAGGggcacaaagctaagagtaatctctgagccctgTTAGGGGAGGTCTAAAAACCatcataaaaagaaatgagaatgcaGAGAAGAGGGTTTGAGATGCAGGATgctggaggagaagaggaggagaggagaagagagacaaaGATTCACCCTTGCTTTGTGCCCAGAATGCTTAGCCCAGCCTGGCTGCCATTGTCCATGGGCTGATCAGATCAGCTTTTCTTTGAGTCAAGGACCAAGAGGAGAAAGCCCCTGAGCGTGGGGGGTGAAGGGAAGACAGTGTGGAAGGGTCCAGTCCAGATGGGGTAGGATCCTCTCCTCCATCTGCAGTCCTGGGGTGTTTCTAAAACTCAGAGATACAGGTAGCTAGTCAGTGGGGGTGTGGACAGGAGACAGCTTACCTTGAGCAGGTATTGGGCTGTGTAGAAACCAGCTGGACCGCTGCCCACCACACAGATCTGGGGGTCCTGCTGCCGTGTGGAGAAGGGCCGGTGGGAGCAACCTGGAGCGTGGGGAGGGGAGGGTCAGAGCCCACACACTAACTCCCACCTTCAACAGGCTTATCTGTACTTTCACTGTACCCTCAAAGTATGGGTGTCAGCTGGGGCCCTAACTTCAAAATCTGCATCTTCAGCCAGAGCCCCCATAATCACTGACACCCCACTTTTTCATTTAATGGTGCTTCACACCATCCCATCTTTCCAAAAGATTCCTTGTCACCTCCATCTTGTCCCCCAacacccctttttatttcttctagccCATCTTCTCTGCAAACCCCTATCCAGCCCACACAGAAGCATTCATTCCTGCAAGGCTGTTTGCACCTGAAGGTTCTCCCTTGGTGCTCAGACCTCAGTGCTCCTGCACCCCCATTCGCCCCTTCTCACACCTGTGGATATCATGAACTGCCCTCTTGTCCATTTGACAGCCTCCTGTCTTATCCTGGAGGCCGCACCTTTGGTCCCTAGCTGTCGGGGTCGCATGCCACCCCCATCTCCTGCATCCCCGGTGCTTCTCCTCCAGTACCCCAGACCCGGGCCCTCTCTAACCCTTGTCCAGCCCTGCCCCTCCGCCGCTCCGGCTCCTACACTTAACGATCGCAGGACTCCCCGCACTCCTACAGCGCCCCAGAGTTGCCTTGCTCCAACTCGGGGTGCTCCCGGAGGGAGACGGCCGGGTCCAAGGCCACGCCGACCAATGCCACCAGCGCCAGCAGCGAGGAGCCATAGCCGGGCACAGGAATCCAATCTGCCCAGCAGCAGCCCCGCTAGCCGCCTCCGACAAGGCCACGCCCACCGCCGCTCGTGGTCACTCCCATTCTCGAATTTGCCCCGCCCACACTCGGCCTCACCCAATCATAGTCCGGGAAAGCACCGCTAGGCGGTCCCAATCTCCCCACCCATTGAGGATAAGCCCCCTAAGAGGCGGGGTCTATTCTCAAGCCCGCCTTCCCGAACTTCCGGGTTCTAAGCGACTTAATCAAATTCTCCTCCCCAAACTTCCTCCAATAGTCTCGAGTCCGCTCTTCGAGGACGGCGAATCCCCGTCGCTGTTTCAAAGTCCCCGAAAAAGAGAACCAATCAGAAAGAAGCTTACTTAGCTACCCTCACCCTTCGAGGACACTCGGCGGCGGCTGATGACGCAAGACGTCGCGACGCGTCCCTTGGTGATGGCGTTTCCCAGCCGGGCCAATCACAAGTCGGCTTTTCAAAGGGCCTCCGCGCTCATTGGCTAATAAAAAATCACGAAACACGGAAGTCGGGTAGGAAGTGGGTCCAGTTGACAGCTGGGTCTGCTTTTCGACCCGGCGCTTGGGACCTTGGAGGTGTGTGTCGCCCGTTTGCCCACGGGGCTGCGATCGAGTGGATCACTGCGGAATCGGGAGCAGCCTCCGAGGGGAGGACGGTGCAAACCCCTTCGGGAATCAGTATACGGGGGCCGGAGGAATAGCacggaggtggggcgtttgccttgcgtgcagaaggacggtggttcgaatccaggcatcccatagggtcccccgagtctgccaggtgcgagttctgagcacagagccaggaggaacccctgagcgctgccgggtgtgaccccaaaaccaaaaaccccccaaaataaaaatgaatcagaataCATGTGTTTGAATCGTTTGGGGGTCACAGTCcacgtgctcagggcttatcctggctctctgctcggggattactcctggcaagactttGGGGGGGTCCCTAGGTGgtacctgggatcgaacccggatcgaatacatgcaaggcaaaaaataaatagccGTCCACGCTGCCCCCCCCTCCGGTCCCTAATCATAATGTGTTTGGTTTCCTTTCTTGGggagcacctggtggtgctcaggggttactcgtggtggttctctcagatcactcctggcaggctcaggggacactatAGGATGCTGGAGGTCGAACCCGAGTCTGCCCTGTGCAAAAGCAAGCATCCTAGCCGCtatactatctatcactctggacccttatAAATGAtgggggttggggctggagagaaagcatggaggtaaggcgtttgcctttcatgcagaaggtcattggttcaaatcctggcatcccatatggtcccccgagcctgccaggagtgatatctgagcctggagccaggagtaacccctgagcgctgccaggtgtgacccaagacaccaaaacaaacaaacaaatgatggGGGTTGTTctggggggtttgtttgttttgttttggggccacacccgatggtgctcctggaaggctcagggaaccaaatgggatgctggggatcgaaccttgattgtctcgggtcagccacatgcagggcaaacgctctactgctgtgctatcgatccgGCCCCATATAAATGATGTTTTAATGCAAtgcttgatttatttgttttagtattCGGCATCTCTGTGCTCGGGTCCCACCTGCATCTCCTGAAACCTAACTGGGTGTCTCGAAAGCAGAAACTCCAGGCCTGTGAGCTGTCTCTGAGGCCCCTTGTTTATTTTATCCTACTTAAGCTCCCTTATTACTAATGCTGGTGTGATGACAGGGGAAGGGTGTTTGCAGGGGATCGGACATGCTGTCTCTGCTACCCAGACTCCAACTCTCTGTTGAGGCACCCCAGTTATAATTGGGCATACAGTGGGTTACTGTAGTGCTCCCACTTCCTCATTGTGAAGCTCCCACatcttaagtttttgtttttgagtcacacctagtgatgcacagggcttaatcctggctctgcattcaaggctcactcctggtagggtttgggtACTTTTGTGGTGCATAGGATCGCAATCAGttcggctatatgcaaggcacacaccctacctgctatactatcgctcttgCTACTGAAACCTTTTTGTTgtgattgtttgggggccaaaccggGCAGTACTCctattctagctctgtgctcagggaccactcctggcaagttcaggggaacatatagggtactgggaatcaaactcaagttagcctcgtgcaaggcaaacaccctgttatCATTCTTGCCCCTGaaacgccttttttttttttaacagccaCATCTTTTCAGGTTATACTGAAGTATTAACAAACAGGAAAGTGTTGATTCCTAAGTGTGCTTTCATAAGTTATCACAGGATGTCACCATACAGCTACATCCCAGATCAAGAAATAGAACATGGCCCCAAGCTCTTTATGTCCCTGGTCATTTC
This genomic interval carries:
- the FDXR gene encoding NADPH:adrenodoxin oxidoreductase, mitochondrial; this encodes MAPRCWRWWHWSAWPWTRPSPSGSTPSWSKATLGRCRSAGSPAIVKCCSHRPFSTRQQDPQICVVGSGPAGFYTAQYLLKHHPQAQVDIYEKQLVPFGLVRFGVAPDHPEVKNVIHSFTQLARSERCAFRGNVAVGRDVSVPELQGAYHAVVLSYGAEDHRTLGIPGEQLPGVISARAFVGWYNGLPENRELNPDLSCETAVILGQGNVALDVARILLSPLEHLEKTDITEASLGALRKSRVKTVWIVGRRGPLQVAFTIKELREMIQLPGTRPILDPADFLGVQDRIKDAPRPRKRLTELLLKTVTAKATPGPATSQASRTWGLRFFRSPQQVLPSPDGLRAAGIRLAVTRLEGEGETARAVATEETEDLPCGLVLSSVGYKSLPIDPSVPFDLKRGVIPNVDGRVPDVPGIYCSGWVKRGPTGVITSTMTDSFLTGQTLLGDLKAGQLPGNPKPGWAAIESLLHSRGVRSVSFSDWEKLDTEEVNRGRASGKPREKLLDPQEMLRLLGH